A window of the Cannabis sativa cultivar Pink pepper isolate KNU-18-1 chromosome X, ASM2916894v1, whole genome shotgun sequence genome harbors these coding sequences:
- the LOC115697408 gene encoding uncharacterized protein LOC115697408 — MDNSIPDTNNAPRAGKESLSMEDHRSWKEVQDSLKNKLIAEDDFSWKIPMSGPRRSLSMEEEEEVELGEVLEYVGGVDISFSKKDSSVACGILVVLDLHSLEVVYEDFSVVTLHVPYVPGFLAFREAPVLLQLLEKMKNCANPFYPQLLMVDGNGVLHPRGFGLACHLGVVANIPTIGVGKNLHHVDGLTLSGVKELLKARKNSCGDFINLIGDSGHVWGVAIRSTENLLKPIFISIGHRISLEAAIKIVKMTCKYRVPEPIRQADIRSRDYLRKHEL, encoded by the exons ATGGATAACTCTATTCCGGACACGAATAACGCACCCAGAGCTGGGAAAGAATCACTATCAATGGAGGATCACAGGAGTTGGAAAGA aGTTCAGGATTCTCTCAAGAACAAACTAATTGCAGAAGATGATTTCTCATGGAAAATACCGATGTCTGGACCCAGAAGAAGCTTAAGcatggaagaagaagaagaggttgAGCTTGGAGAGGTTTTGGAGTATGTGGGTGGGGTTGATATAAGCTTTTCTAAGAAGGATTCATCTGTAGCTTGTGGCATCCTTGTAGTTTTAGACCTCCATAGCCTTGAAGTAGTCTATGAAGATTTCTCAGTTGTTACCCTCCATGTCCCTTATGTTCCTGGCTTCCTTGCTTTCAGAGAG GCCCCAGTGCTTCTCCAGCTTTTGGAGAAAATGAAAAACTGTGCAAATCCTTTCTATCCACAG TTGCTAATGGTAGATGGAAATGGAGTACTGCATCCTCGAG GTTTTGGCTTAGCTTGTCATTTAGGCGTGGTGGCTAATATTCCTACTATTGGTGTGGGAAAGAAT CTGCATCATGTGGATGGCCTTACACTGTCAGGAGTGAAGGAACTTCTCAAAGCAAGAAAAAATAGTTGCGGAGATTTCATTAATTTGATAGGAGACTCTGGACATGTATGGGGAGTG gcaaTTAGATCGACAGAAAATTTGTTGAAGCCtatatttatatcaattggtcACCGTATATCACTTGAAGCTGCcatcaaaatagtaaaaatgacTTGCAAGTATCGTGTGCCAGAGCCTATCCGCCAG GCTGATATAAGATCAAGAGACTATCTTCGAAAACATGAGCTATGA
- the LOC115697403 gene encoding glucan endo-1,3-beta-glucosidase 5: MGFVKAVDFLGGLLMVSLLVNSVVGIGVNWGTQATHRLPPATVVKLLKDNGIQKAKLFDADSAILNALKNSGIQVMVGIPNDMLSSMASTVKTAENWVAKNVSSHVSNGVDIRYVAVGNEPFLSTYNGSFLQTTYPALQNIQSALIKAGLSSQVKVTIPLNADVYGSSSEKPSDGDFRTDIKDLMVAIVKFLSDNGGSFTVNIYPFISLHNDPNFPVDFAFFDGYSAAINDNGKIYQNVLDANHDTLVWALQKNGFGNLSIIIGEIGWPTDGDKSATVELAQRFNQGFMSRFNAETGTPMRPGPMDVYLFSLIDEDHKSILPGNFERHWGIFYFDGSPKYQLKLGSNSNGLVPATNVRYLAKKWCVLSSSANLQDPQLAPSVSYACENGDCTSLGYGSSCENLDARGNISYAFNSYYQISNQLDSACRFPNLSAITDQDPSVENCKFRIMIQAESPANIGSGAGAGAGAGYLKKPHGLMMMVMMLLLSLTTMVL; encoded by the exons ATGGGGTTTGTAAAAGCAGTCGATTTTCTAGGTGGGCTTCTCATGGTTTCTTTGTTAGTGAACTCAGTGGTGGGAATTGGAGTCAATTGGGGAACTCAGGCGACTCATCGTTTGCCTCCTGCAACAGTGGTGAAGTTGCTAAAGGATAATGGAATCCAAAAGGCTAAGCTCTTTGATGCAGATTCAGCAATATTGAATGCTTTAAAAAATTCTGGGATTCAAGTCATGGTGGGTATCCCAAACGACATGCTTAGTAGCATGGCTAGTACTGTCAAAACAGCTGAGAATTGGGTAGCTAAAAATGTCTCCAGTCACGTCTCAAACGGTGTGGACATTAG GTATGTTGCAGTTGGGAATGAACCATTCTTGTCAACCTACAATGGAAGTTTCCTCCAAACAACTTATCCTGCTCTTCAAAACATTCAATCAGCCCTTATTAAAGCTGGTTTGAGCAGCCAAGTTAAAGTCACTATCCCTTTAAACGCTGATGTATATGGCAGCTCGAGTGAGAAACCTTCCGACGGTGACTTCAGAACAGACATAAAAGATCTCATGGTGGCCATCGTTAAGTTCTTAAGCGACAATGGAGGTTCCTTTACTGTAAACATCTATCCTTTTATCAGCCTCCACAACGATCCCAATTTCCCTGTTGATTTCGCATTCTTTGATGGCTATTCCGCTGCCATAAACGACAATGGAAAAATCTACCAGAATGTCTTGGATGCAAACCATGACACACTGGTATGGGCTCTGCAGAAAAATGGATTTGGAAACTTGTCCATAATCATCGGTGAGATTGGCTGGCCTACTGATGGTGACAAAAGTGCAACTGTAGAGCTTGCTCAGCGGTTCAACCAAGGGTTCATGTCTAGGTTCAATGCCGAGACAGGAACCCCAATGAGACCTGGACCCATGGATGTCTACTTGTTTAGTCTCATTGATGAAGATCACAAGAGCATTCTGCCAGGGAACTTCGAACGCCATTGgggtattttttatttcgatggATCACCCAAGTACCAGCTGAAGCTAGGTTCCAATTCAAACGGGTTAGTACCAGCAACCAATGTGCGTTACCTGGCTAAAAAATGGTGTGTTTTGTCTTCATCCGCTAACTTGCAGGATCCACAATTGGCACCGAGTGTGAGCTATGCTTGTGAAAATGGTGATTGCACCAGTCTTGGATATGGTTCTTCTTGTGAAAACTTGGATGCTCGAGGAAACATTTCCTATGCATTCAACAGTTACTATCAGATAAGCAACCAGCTAGATAGTGCCTGTAGATTCCCAAATCTTTCTGCCATCACTGACCAAGACCCATCAGTTGAAAACTGCAAATTTCGGATCATGATCCAAGCAGAATCACCAGCTAATATCGGATCAGGAGCAGGAGCAGGAGCTGGAGCTGGCTATCTTAAAAAGCCCCATGGtttgatgatgatggtgatgatgtTGTTGTTGTCTCTGACTACAATGGTATTGTGA